One Chryseobacterium indoltheticum DNA segment encodes these proteins:
- a CDS encoding SusD/RagB family nutrient-binding outer membrane lipoprotein, translated as MKKIISILTISGFFLITNSCSDKFEEIDINPNSTENPLPTGLFNNANKEYMDFTRDGWVSGRMMLPWVQYSAQRQYTEEDRYQYRLSTDDQLWRRSYYVANDFKKIISLNTDPATAAQMSNYGSNKNQIAAARIMLSYVFLNLVDSFGDIPYWSYGNQDADFQALDVDKYIQPKFASQQKIYTDIMKELKEASEMIELDKNILTEGDQLFGGDPEKMKKFANSLRLRVATRVKGVIPTATAHITDAIASGVMTSNDDTVGLTYENNLVNPSPFFLTYQSRSDFAISKTFVQLLKGETGGFTEDPRLFKYASPVSVKIGNIRGQTMTEATSASQISGMPYGLPSTLAPSQAGASSFFGASVLKPAYTEIFMEYAEVEFLLAEANGWSQANYVKGVEASMERWGITQAKIDAFVGTLPAANKQNVLTQKYIALFMQPSEAWAEYRRTGYPNTLLLPGQTANLNVPSATGQTSYTFTSLIAGLTDVPNRVFYPTQVQTLNTANYQAASTAIGGDKMDSKLIWDTN; from the coding sequence ATGAAAAAAATAATATCAATATTAACAATTTCAGGATTTTTCCTGATTACAAATAGTTGCTCAGATAAATTTGAAGAAATCGACATAAATCCTAATTCAACAGAAAATCCATTACCTACAGGATTATTTAATAATGCTAATAAAGAATATATGGATTTTACTAGAGATGGATGGGTCTCTGGAAGGATGATGCTTCCTTGGGTACAGTATTCTGCTCAAAGACAATATACCGAAGAAGATAGATATCAATATAGACTGAGTACTGATGATCAACTTTGGAGAAGATCATACTATGTAGCAAATGACTTTAAAAAAATTATATCTCTTAATACAGACCCCGCTACAGCTGCACAGATGTCAAATTATGGTTCTAATAAAAACCAGATTGCAGCTGCTAGAATTATGTTGTCATATGTGTTTCTCAACTTGGTAGATTCTTTTGGTGACATTCCATATTGGTCATATGGAAACCAAGATGCCGATTTTCAGGCTTTAGATGTAGATAAATATATTCAGCCTAAGTTTGCGAGTCAACAAAAAATCTATACAGATATCATGAAGGAGCTTAAGGAAGCTTCTGAGATGATTGAGTTAGACAAAAATATTTTGACTGAAGGTGATCAATTGTTTGGTGGTGATCCTGAAAAAATGAAAAAATTTGCAAATTCTCTTAGGTTAAGAGTGGCAACAAGAGTTAAAGGAGTTATTCCTACTGCGACGGCTCATATTACCGATGCTATTGCATCAGGAGTTATGACTTCAAATGATGATACTGTTGGTTTGACTTATGAAAATAACTTAGTCAATCCTTCTCCTTTTTTCTTAACATATCAATCTAGATCAGATTTTGCTATTTCTAAAACATTTGTACAATTACTAAAAGGTGAAACGGGAGGTTTTACAGAAGACCCAAGATTATTTAAGTATGCTTCACCAGTTTCTGTCAAAATTGGAAATATAAGGGGGCAAACTATGACAGAAGCTACAAGCGCAAGTCAAATTAGCGGAATGCCTTATGGTTTGCCAAGTACTTTAGCTCCAAGTCAAGCAGGGGCATCTAGCTTCTTTGGTGCAAGTGTTTTAAAACCTGCGTATACTGAGATATTTATGGAATATGCTGAGGTAGAATTCTTACTTGCAGAAGCAAATGGGTGGTCTCAGGCTAATTATGTAAAAGGTGTAGAAGCATCTATGGAAAGATGGGGAATTACCCAAGCTAAGATAGATGCTTTTGTAGGAACTTTACCAGCAGCTAACAAGCAGAATGTCTTAACTCAAAAGTATATTGCTTTATTTATGCAACCTAGTGAAGCTTGGGCAGAATACAGAAGAACGGGTTACCCTAATACATTATTATTACCTGGTCAAACGGCAAATTTAAATGTTCCTTCTGCAACTGGTCAAACCAGTTACACTTTTACATCTTTAATTGCAGGATTAACTGATGTTCCAAATAGAGTATTTTATCCAACGCA